The DNA segment CGGCAGCGCCACCGTCTTGCCCACCAGGTCCGCGTAGCGCGGGTCGTCCGGGTGCACCGCCACCGCGGTGTCGCCCAGGAGCGTCTCCGGACGCGTCGTCGCCACGGTGAGCGTGCGGTCGCTGCCCTTCACCGGGTAGCGGATGTGCCAGAGCGAGCCGTTCTTCTCTTCGTGCTCGACCTCCAGGTCGCTCAGCGCCGTGCGGCAGGACGGACACCAGTTGATGAGCTTCTGGGCCCGGTACATCAGGCCCTCTTCGTACAGCCGGACGAAGACCTCGCGCACCGCGGCGGAGGACTGCTCGTCCATCGTGAAGCGCTCGCGGCTCCAGTCCAGCGACGCGCCCAGGTAGCGGTGCTGCTCACCGATGCGCGCGCCGTACTTGCCCTTCCACGTCCAGACGCGCTCGAGGAACGCCTCGCGGCCCAGGTCGTGGCGGCTCTTGCCTTCCGCCTTCTTCAGCTCCTTCTCCACCACCATCTGCGTGGCGATGCCCGCGTGGTCGGTGCCCGGCAGCCAGAGCGCGTTGAAGCCGCTCATGCGCTTCCAGCGCGTGAGGATGTCCTGGATGGTCGCCGTGAGCGCGTGGCCGATGTGCAGGCTGCCCGTCACGTTGGGCGGCGGCAGCACGATGCTGAACGGCGGCTTGGAGGAAGTGGCCTCGGCGCGGAAGTAGTCGCGCTCCAGCCAGTGGTTGTACCACCGCGCCTCCACCTCGGAGGGCTCGTAGGCCTTGGACAGTTCAGTCGTGTCAGTCATTGAAGACGGCCGGCCCCCGACGGGGCCGGCGGGGAATCAGAGGGGACTGCGAATCAATGCTGGGTCTCGCGGTCCTTGATGAGCCGCTCCAGCTCCTGCCGGATGATCGTCTCCGCCAGCTGCGGGACGACCTCCCAGGCAATCTTCTCGATAACGTCGCGGGACGCCTTCGACAGCGCCTCGCGAAGCAGCGCCTCGCCACCATCCGCGGCCGGGCGGGCGCGCTGCGGAGGGGCGGCCGGCCCGGGGCCGCCGATGTCCAGGGAGATCTCCTCCGCGCCGCTGGGCTCGGGCAGCGAGTCCTCGATGCGGATGCTCTCCTGCCGGGCCTGCATGCCGGCGGGCGCGGACGGAGCCCCCAGCCCGAACGGATCCCGGGTGCGGGCCGCCGGCGGAGCCGCGGCGGGAGGAGGCGCGGCCGGCAGCGGCGCGGCGCCCGGAGGCCGAGGGAAGCCACCCGGGATGTTCGGTGCACCCGGAGCCGGAGGGCGCGCGGCCATGCCCGGGGGCGGAGCGCCCGGAGGACGCGCTCCCGGAGGCGGAACGGCGCCCGGCAGCGGACGCGCCATGCCCGGAGGCGGCGGCACGCCCGGCCCCGGGGGACGCGCGCCCGGAGGAGCGGCGCCCGGCGGCGGACGCGCTCCCGGAGGCACGGCGCCCGGTGGAGGCGCACCCGGAGGACGCGCGCCCGGCGGAACAGCGCCCGGCGGAGGACGCGCCATGCCCGGAGGCGGCGGCACGCCCGGCCCCGGAGGACGCGCACCCGGAGGAGCAGCGCCCGGCGGAGGACGCGCTCCCGGAGGCACGGCGCCCGGCGGAGGCGCACCCGGGGGACGTGCTCCCGGAGGCGCGGCGGCGGGCGGCGCGGCGACGGCCGTGGGCGCGGCCGTCTGGGGCAGCACGC comes from the Corallococcus silvisoli genome and includes:
- a CDS encoding response regulator; translation: MPKNLLIADDSLTIRKVIGMIFATEDFQVTAVDNGLDAISRTRELRPDVVLADVTMPGKSGYEVCEALKSDPSTQAIPVLLLAGTFEAFDENRAKASRADDHITKPFESQILLDKVKALVGQKSNTMPASAATRVLPQTAAPTAVAAPPAAAPPGARPPGAPPPGAVPPGARPPPGAAPPGARPPGPGVPPPPGMARPPPGAVPPGARPPGAPPPGAVPPGARPPPGAAPPGARPPGPGVPPPPGMARPLPGAVPPPGARPPGAPPPGMAARPPAPGAPNIPGGFPRPPGAAPLPAAPPPAAAPPAARTRDPFGLGAPSAPAGMQARQESIRIEDSLPEPSGAEEISLDIGGPGPAAPPQRARPAADGGEALLREALSKASRDVIEKIAWEVVPQLAETIIRQELERLIKDRETQH